In Clarias gariepinus isolate MV-2021 ecotype Netherlands chromosome 9, CGAR_prim_01v2, whole genome shotgun sequence, a single window of DNA contains:
- the LOC128530321 gene encoding keratin, type II cytoskeletal 8-like, with protein sequence MSSRMQLSTKRNVSNFSSCSVGSYGPNRTIPRTGNTYFGFGNQYAMGSSINSVVVDERLLEPLQLDLDPNIYAIREKEKNQIKTLNDRFAIFINKVQQLEKRNTVAETKLQLLQNEPQKESNIEALFKMYISSLQAQLNTLENSHHFLKADLERTQSMVTDQKSKYEEEVNKRYAAENDFVCIKRDFDSAYLSRANLEVELSLLQQELNFHKSLYEEELQELQEQLQETLVVVEIDNCRQLDMEQVVKEVKRQYEDVSARSRHEVEAWYKRKFELASSQVELQAAETKRAKSEIDELKRRIVRLRADLSSAKMEFNNKKEQVKEAERSGQEAVLKAEQEIKKLEAALQKNKQKMARQVFDYNNLMNVKLALDIEIATYRKLLEGEENRIGLDSVVYVQTVPTTTHVDSVKSVTCASLIVKTTETQESSFIGVQD encoded by the exons ATGAGCAGCCGGATGCAATTAAGCACCAAGCGTAATGTCTCGAACTTCAGCAGCTGCTCTGTCGGCTCATATGGCCCTAATAGGACCATACCCCGCACGGGGAACACGTACTTCGGGTTTGGGAACCAGTACGCTATGGGGTCATCCATCAACTCTGTGGTGGTGGACGAGAGGCTCCTGGAGCCTCTGCAGCTTGACCTGGACCCAAACATTTATGCAAtcagagagaaggagaagaatCAGATCAAGACCCTGAATGACCGCTTCGCCATTTTCATCAACAAG GTGCAACAGCTGGAGAAGCGGAACACGGTTGCTGAGACGAAGCTGCAGCTGTTACAGAACGAACCTCAAAAAGAATCCAACATAGAGGCGCTGTTCAAGATGTACATCAGCTCTTTACAGGCGCAGCTCAACACTTTGGAGAATAGCCACCATTTCCTGAAAGCCGACCTGGAGCGTACTCAATCGATGGTCACCGACCAAAAATCCAA GTATGAAGAAGAGGTTAACAAGCGATACGCAGCGGAAAATGATTTTGTCTGCATAAAAAGG GATTTCGACAGTGCTTACTTGTCCAGAGCTAATCTGGAAGTAGAACTGTCTTTACTTCAACAAGAATTGAACTTTCATAAATCCTTGTATGAAGAG GAACTCCAGGAGCTCCAGGAGCAGCTGCAGGAGACCTTGGTGGTGGTTGAGATTGATAACTGCAGGCAACTCGACATGGAGCAGGTGgtgaaggaggtgaagaggcagtACGAGGATGTCTCAGCGCGCAGCCGCCACGAAGTCGAAGCCTGGTACAAGAGAAAG TTCGAGCTGGCATCGTCACAGGTTGAGCTGCAAGCCGCAGAGACGAAGAGAGCTAAGAGTGAAATCGACGAGCTAAAGAGACGGATCGTTAGGCTGCGGGCGGACTTATCGTCTGCTAAAATGGAG TTTAATAACAAAAAGGAGCAGGTCAAGGAGGCGGAGCGTTCTGGTCAGGAGGCGGTGCTTAAGGCTGAGCAGGAAATTAAAAAACTGGAGGCAGCGCTGCAGAAGAATAAGCAGAAGATGGCCAGGCAGGTTTTTGATTACAATAACCTGATGAATGTCAAACTGGCACTGGACATTGAGATCGCCACCTATAGGAAACTTTTGGAAGGAGAAGAGAACAG AATTGGTCTAGACTCTGTTGTCTATGTCCAGACCGTGCCAACCACCA CTCACGTTGATTCTGTGAAATCTGTCACCTGCGCCAGCCTGATTGTCAAGACGACCGAGACTCAGGAAAGCAGCTTCATCGGTGTTCAAGACTAA